The genomic stretch CTCATCTGAATTCTGCTTGCTGCTTTCCTTTTTGGATCAATTGGATAAAGTCGAGCTTAGCTCAATGGGTAATGTTTTAGTTTTTGCGGGTGATTCTACGTGGGTTTGACCTATGCCAACTCGTCGCACTGCGCCAGCCTGATGAGTTTATACCGTAAATTCCCTGACAGAAAAAACTTAATCATGAATCTTGCTGCTGCTTATTCCGATCGGCGGGGTAGAATCGCATCGTGGCATGACTCTCATTGACGGTCAGAATAATTGACGGTCAGAGATCCATAGCCATTAACCTTCTCATGACGAAAGAGTTATGCGATGCTGGATCGTATGTCTTACGATGTTCACTTTGTTGGATGCCACGCTTCATAGGTAAGATTAAAGACTGCGTGTTGCCGTCCCCATGAATTAACAGGGGCAGCGCTCTGCAATCGTAACCCGCATTAGTTTCAATTAAGTCAGGCAGGATTGACCAATGGATGACAAATTAATGTTGATGATTCCCGGACCGACTCCTGTTCCGGAGCGTGTGCTGTTGGCAATGGCACGGCATCCTATGGGGCACCGGAGTGCTGATTTCAGCGCCATCATGGCGGAGGTGACTGCAAATTTAAAGTGGCTGCACCAAACTCAAAATGATGTGCTGATTCTGGCCGCTAGCGGGACTGGTGCAATGGAAGCAGGCATTACTAACTTCCTGAGTCCGGGCGATCGCGTCCTCTGTGGCTGTAATGGTAAATTTGGCGAACGCTGGGCGGAACTGGGCGACGCTTACGGTCTATCCGTAGAACGGATTACGGCAGAGTGGGGTAAGCCTCTCAATCCGGCTGACTTTGAAGCAACCCTACAAGCGGATACTGATAAGACAATCAAAGCCGTCATTATGACCCATAGCGAAACCTCTACAGGGGTTTTGAACGATCTGAAGCGGATTAACGATGCGGTGAAAGCCCACGGAAATGCGCTGATGATTGTAGATGCGGTGACGAGTCTAGGGGCTGTTCATCTGCCTGTGGATGAGTGGGGCATTGACGTTGTTGCATCGGGTTCCCAAAAGGGGTACATGATCCCCCCAGGACTGGGGTTTGTGGCGGTGAGCGATCGCGCCTGGGAAGCCTACAAAACGGCCAAGCTACCCCGTTTTTATTTAGATCTGGGCAAGTATCGCAAAGATGCCGTCAAGAATAGCACTCCCTTTACTCCTCCCGTGAATTTGTTCTTCGGTCTTCAGGCCGCATTACAAATGATGAAAGCGGAAGGGTTGGAGTCTATCTTTGCTCGCCACACGCGCCAGATGAACGCGACCCGTGCTGCCGTGAGTGCACTGAACTTGCCCCTGTTTGCCCCAGAGGGTGCATCGAGTCCTGCGATTACGGCGGTTATGCCCCAAGGCGTAGAGGCCGAAGGCATTCGCTCTACGATGAAGAAGCAGTTTGATATTGCGTTGGCAGGCGGACAGGATCACTTGAAGGGCAAGATCTTCCGCATTGGGCATTTAGGCTTTGTGAGCGATCGCGATATCTTGACAGCCATTGGTGCTCTTGAGGCATCTCTACAAAGTTTGGGATATAGCAACTTCACGCCAGGTGCAGGGATTACGGCGGCGGCGAAGGCCCTTTACTAACCTCAACGGAATGTGTACCGTACCGTACTGGCTAAGTTAGCCTACCTAGTTCCAGGAGCCTAAAACAGAGAGCGCAGGACATATCCTGCGCTCTCAAGCATTGTAGAACTGAGTAGTAGTCTGCATAGGTCGCGATCCTGTAACAAAAACAGTACAGTCAATAACTCGACAAATCGCAGATTTAGGAGGTTTGTGCCGTTTCTAACCAATCAAAAATGCGGTCAAGCTGCTCCAGTGTTACAAGTCCGTACTTCCACAAAACCATCGGCAGAGGGCCTGGATCCTGCTCAACATGGCGGAGAGCCATTGCTAACGACGATGATGAAATCGCGAGATCGTCCTGTAGAAACTTCAGAAAACGAGCATAGGTTGTTGGAGTCATTGAGTTTCTCACCTCCTAGTGGAAAAATTAGTCTCCATTGTGTCGTGGCTTTTTTTCTCAGGTTCAGGACAGCAGCCACTT from Synechococcales cyanobacterium T60_A2020_003 encodes the following:
- a CDS encoding alanine--glyoxylate aminotransferase family protein, whose product is MDDKLMLMIPGPTPVPERVLLAMARHPMGHRSADFSAIMAEVTANLKWLHQTQNDVLILAASGTGAMEAGITNFLSPGDRVLCGCNGKFGERWAELGDAYGLSVERITAEWGKPLNPADFEATLQADTDKTIKAVIMTHSETSTGVLNDLKRINDAVKAHGNALMIVDAVTSLGAVHLPVDEWGIDVVASGSQKGYMIPPGLGFVAVSDRAWEAYKTAKLPRFYLDLGKYRKDAVKNSTPFTPPVNLFFGLQAALQMMKAEGLESIFARHTRQMNATRAAVSALNLPLFAPEGASSPAITAVMPQGVEAEGIRSTMKKQFDIALAGGQDHLKGKIFRIGHLGFVSDRDILTAIGALEASLQSLGYSNFTPGAGITAAAKALY
- a CDS encoding DUF2949 domain-containing protein, with the protein product MTPTTYARFLKFLQDDLAISSSSLAMALRHVEQDPGPLPMVLWKYGLVTLEQLDRIFDWLETAQTS